A single region of the Phycisphaerales bacterium AB-hyl4 genome encodes:
- a CDS encoding DUF2905 domain-containing protein, translating into MTTTGKILLTIGCVLIVVGGAVWLAGRLGFRGLPGDIVYEADGVRVYFPLVTCLVLSAVATLVVWLWHAWTR; encoded by the coding sequence ATGACCACCACCGGCAAGATCCTGCTAACGATCGGCTGCGTGTTGATCGTCGTCGGCGGAGCGGTCTGGCTCGCGGGACGTCTGGGCTTCCGCGGCCTGCCCGGCGACATCGTCTACGAGGCCGACGGCGTGCGGGTCTACTTCCCGCTGGTCACCTGCCTCGTACTCTCCGCCGTGGCTACACTGGTAGTCTGGCTCTGGCATGCGTGGACGCGATAA
- a CDS encoding metallophosphoesterase, producing MRIAIIGDIHHFRLKVDFKRLLGKRLLGQSNLWFNRRFRFNHSLLDLVIERTAELQPDLVLLTGDVTTTSLEDEFSDIVRYFEPLAQTAPVLMVPGNHDRYTFRSAKSRRVETIMSSLLPRAFPHHQKLSDRWHLLGLDSARPQVVFSRGELGQEQFQRTAKILESMKEDEGVLVLCHYPASTPPGTPRTWAHDMAEGEKLDKLLEKCPARVVFVHGHIHKPWHWIRRNGQGPHLTCVNAGAPCMTSANYPMGQGFWELQLPDDPHHELHLTHHVPTPDGHYGTFGAKGRARHADATWQVRRVV from the coding sequence GTGCGTATAGCAATCATCGGCGACATCCACCACTTCCGACTCAAAGTCGACTTCAAACGACTGCTCGGCAAACGACTGCTCGGCCAATCGAACCTCTGGTTCAACCGCCGATTCCGGTTCAACCACAGCCTGCTCGATCTGGTCATCGAACGCACCGCCGAGCTTCAGCCCGACCTCGTCCTCCTCACCGGCGACGTCACCACCACCAGCCTCGAAGACGAGTTCTCCGACATCGTCCGCTACTTCGAACCGCTCGCCCAAACCGCCCCCGTGCTCATGGTCCCCGGCAACCACGACCGCTACACCTTCCGCTCGGCAAAGAGCCGACGCGTCGAAACCATCATGAGCTCGCTGCTCCCCCGCGCCTTCCCGCATCACCAAAAGCTCTCCGACCGCTGGCACCTGCTCGGCCTCGACTCCGCCCGCCCGCAAGTGGTCTTCTCACGCGGTGAGCTTGGCCAGGAACAGTTCCAACGCACCGCCAAGATCCTCGAAAGCATGAAAGAAGACGAAGGCGTCCTCGTCCTCTGCCACTACCCCGCCTCCACCCCGCCCGGCACGCCGCGAACCTGGGCCCACGACATGGCCGAGGGCGAAAAACTCGACAAGCTGCTCGAAAAATGCCCCGCGCGCGTCGTCTTCGTCCACGGCCACATCCACAAGCCCTGGCACTGGATCCGACGCAACGGCCAAGGCCCGCACCTGACCTGCGTCAACGCCGGCGCTCCGTGCATGACCAGTGCCAACTACCCCATGGGCCAAGGCTTCTGGGAACTCCAACTGCCCGACGACCCCCACCACGAGCTGCACCTCACCCACCATGTCCCCACCCCCGACGGGCATTACGGCACGTTCGGCGCCAAGGGCCGTGCACGCCACGCCGACGCGACATGGCAAGTCCGCCGCGTCGTATAA
- a CDS encoding DUF342 domain-containing protein has protein sequence MTGRTKSGQFAIQVSDDRMSATLSVPPNLKPSEVTGQAVLAELEAAGLAKRSAWTGAIRDAVARYQAEPREMVEVTLEGDPPTEGEHGWFEWDRKCDPARQPKAGANDDPADFYSHSPFIMVMKEQRIGRLHPPVEGEAGMTVTGEPAMPRPVREAELRVDTASVQLADDGECTAVMTGVLHHEDGTLRVDPCLQVEEYVDFSTGHIRFEGDVIVREGVRDLFEVRTTGSVQVMGLVEAARIVAGQNFNADGGMAGREKGSVEVGRDMTARYLSGVTGTVRRHLEVEREIVNCQLSVGGELRAERGVLMGGEMAVTGRVVLRDLGSQAGHETRLAIGSAPAIEAGIAQAAAMIFKIDKQLSDEEAEVFNVMTHRGGPAAEELLNNLKVTKANLKQQRDALESKQTALKALLEKRRHTELIVHRAIHPGVVLLYRNQSFTFKETIEGPLVIGHKRDQPNDLILKELTSGEQRMLLEVAKMRVLAGGKTPTA, from the coding sequence ATGACCGGCCGTACGAAAAGCGGACAGTTTGCGATACAAGTGTCTGACGACCGCATGTCGGCGACGCTGTCCGTGCCGCCGAACCTCAAGCCGAGCGAGGTAACGGGGCAGGCGGTGCTGGCGGAACTGGAGGCGGCGGGGCTGGCAAAGCGGTCGGCGTGGACGGGGGCGATCCGTGATGCGGTGGCACGCTATCAGGCGGAGCCTCGCGAGATGGTCGAGGTCACCCTTGAAGGCGACCCGCCCACCGAGGGCGAGCACGGCTGGTTCGAATGGGACCGCAAGTGCGATCCGGCCCGCCAGCCGAAGGCGGGAGCGAATGACGACCCGGCGGACTTTTACAGCCACTCCCCGTTCATCATGGTGATGAAGGAGCAGCGGATCGGTCGGCTGCACCCGCCGGTCGAAGGCGAGGCGGGCATGACTGTGACGGGTGAGCCGGCTATGCCGCGGCCGGTGCGCGAGGCGGAACTGCGGGTAGACACTGCCAGTGTGCAACTGGCTGACGACGGCGAGTGCACCGCAGTGATGACAGGCGTGCTGCATCACGAAGACGGTACGCTCCGCGTCGACCCGTGTCTGCAGGTTGAGGAATACGTCGACTTCAGCACGGGCCATATCCGCTTCGAGGGCGATGTCATCGTCCGCGAAGGAGTGCGCGATCTGTTCGAGGTACGCACCACCGGCAGCGTGCAGGTGATGGGGCTGGTGGAAGCGGCGCGGATTGTGGCGGGGCAGAATTTCAACGCAGACGGCGGGATGGCGGGGCGTGAGAAGGGCAGCGTTGAAGTCGGCCGGGACATGACGGCGCGGTATCTCAGCGGCGTGACGGGCACGGTACGACGGCACTTGGAGGTCGAGCGTGAGATTGTCAACTGCCAGCTCAGCGTCGGCGGCGAGTTGCGGGCGGAGCGGGGCGTGCTCATGGGCGGGGAGATGGCGGTGACGGGGCGGGTCGTGCTGCGCGACCTCGGCTCGCAGGCGGGGCATGAAACGCGGCTGGCGATCGGCAGCGCACCGGCGATCGAGGCGGGCATCGCGCAGGCGGCGGCGATGATTTTCAAAATCGACAAGCAGTTGAGCGACGAAGAAGCCGAGGTGTTCAACGTGATGACCCATCGCGGCGGGCCGGCTGCGGAAGAATTGCTCAACAACCTCAAGGTGACGAAAGCGAACCTCAAGCAACAACGCGACGCGCTGGAGTCGAAGCAGACGGCGCTTAAGGCGCTGCTGGAGAAGCGGCGACACACGGAGTTGATCGTGCACCGCGCAATTCATCCGGGCGTGGTGTTGCTGTATCGCAATCAGTCGTTCACGTTCAAGGAGACGATCGAGGGACCATTGGTCATCGGCCATAAACGCGATCAGCCGAACGATCTGATTCTGAAGGAACTGACCAGCGGGGAGCAGCGGATGTTGTTGGAAGTGGCGAAGATGCGCGTGCTGGCGGGGGGCAAGACGCCCACGGCGTGA
- a CDS encoding DUF4383 domain-containing protein, protein MQRAANDRPTERRHDAHRHDLNPATAARWTARVLGVVFILIALLGFFGDDHVLGIFSVNTLHNWVHLLSGVVLLGLGFASEVAARTTLWVFAVVYGLVMLLGFFGVQWINEALNMNMADHWLHLVLTAVFIIGAVVSHAQERSRHEATAATTRPRA, encoded by the coding sequence ATGCAACGAGCTGCCAACGATCGTCCAACGGAACGGCGACACGATGCCCATCGACATGACCTGAACCCGGCCACGGCGGCACGGTGGACGGCGCGCGTCCTCGGTGTCGTGTTCATTCTCATTGCCCTGCTGGGGTTCTTCGGTGACGACCACGTGCTAGGTATTTTCTCAGTCAACACATTGCACAACTGGGTCCACCTGCTCTCAGGCGTGGTGCTGCTGGGGCTGGGCTTTGCCAGCGAAGTCGCGGCGCGGACGACGCTGTGGGTCTTCGCGGTGGTGTACGGCCTGGTGATGCTGCTGGGATTCTTCGGCGTGCAGTGGATCAACGAAGCGCTGAATATGAACATGGCTGACCACTGGCTGCATCTGGTGCTGACGGCGGTGTTCATTATCGGTGCCGTGGTTTCGCATGCTCAGGAGCGATCCCGCCACGAGGCGACGGCGGCGACAACGCGGCCGCGGGCGTGA